CCGCCGGGGCGGACCGCTTCGTCGAGTTCTACTGGCTGGTGCGCTGGGACCGCCGCGACCGGCCCCCGTACGAGCAGAAAGTGCTCGCCCACCCCCATGTGCACCTGGTCTTCGAGGCGCCGCGGGCCCACGTGTACGGGGTGGACCGCTCGCTGTTCGTCCGCCGCCTGGAGGGACGCGGGCACGCGCTCGGCGTGAAGTTCCGGCCGGGCGGCTTCCGGCCGTTCACCGACCGGCCGGTGCTCGAACTCGCCGACCGGGCCGTGCCCGCGGCCGAGTTCTTCGGCCCGGACGCCGACCGGCTGAACGAGGAGGTGCTGCGCGGCCCCGCCGACCCGGAACGGCTCCGCGCCCTCGCCGACGCCTTCCTGCTCGCCCGCCTCCCCGCCCCCGATCCGACGGCCGATCAGGTCGCCGCCATGGTCGACCGGATCGCCGCCGCCCCCGAGCTGCACCGCGTCGACGACCTGGCCGCGGAGTTCGGTGTCGGTGTCCGGCGGCTGCAGCGACTGTTCGCCGACTATGTCGGCGCGTCCCCCAAGTGGGTGCTCCGGCGGGCCCGCCTGCACGAGGCCGCCCGCCGGGCCGACAGCGGCGCGGACGTCGACTGGGCGGCCCTGGCCGCCGACCTCGGCTACGCCGACCAGGCCCACCTCACCCGCGACTTCACCGCCACGGTCGGCACCTCGCCCGCCCGCTACGCCCACGGGTCGCGGTGACCGACCGGGCATCCGGGCATCACGCTGCACCGCCCTCCGGCGACGGAGCGGCGTGGTGGCCGGAGGGCCGGCGTCAGTCGGCGCGGATCAGGACGAGGGAGCCGTTGAGGGCGGGCCGGGTGCGCAGGTGGCCGTGGCGGGCGTCCCAGGCACCGGAGGCGAGGTCGCCGCGGAGGTGGCCGGTGTACTGCTCGGCGAGTTCGGGGGAGACGAAGCTCCAGGCCGAACAGGCCTGGCGGGCCGCCGGGTCGAGCAGCAGTTCGGGGCGGCCGTAGTAGGCCTCGTTGAAGCCGTCGGTGCAGTCCACGGGGATGGGGACGTTGATCACCCGGGCCCGGCCGCCGAGGGTCTCGACGATGTCGGCGACGGCCGGGTAGCGCCTGGCCTCGGTGTCCAGGACGAGCGGCGCGTACTCGTACAGCCAGAAGTCCCGCACCAGGTCGGGGTCGCAGGTGAGGACCGCGACCGGCCCCCGGGTGACCCGCCGCATCTCCCGCAGGCCGGCCTTCAGGTCGCTCCACTGGTGCACGCTGAAGGTGGTCATCGCCGCGTCGAAGGCGCCGTCCGGGAATGGCAGGTGCTCGGCGACCGCGTCGACCGCCGGCGGCAGGTGGGCCGACCGCTGGGCGCGCATCGAGGCGGACGGCTCGACCGGGGTCACCTCGAACGCCGAGGACTCGTACGAGCCGCTGCCGGCACCGACGTTGAGCACGGTCCGCGCGCCGGCGAGGGCCTCGTCGATCAGGGCCGCGATCCGCGGTTCGGGCCTGCGGTGGGCGGAGTAGCCGGCGCCGATGGTGCCGTAGTCCGCGTCGCCGGCGCTGCCGTCCGCGGTGCGCTCCGACTGCTGCGGCTGCTGTTCCTGCTCTGCCTGTTCTGGCATGGAGTGGAGTGGCCTTTCGGTCCGGGCGGGCCCGGCGGTGGGGCCCGCACGTGGGGTCAGGGAGTGGTCGCGAGCCAGCGCAGCACCTCTTCGGCATGCCGGCCGGGCTCGGGGACGGGGTGGAAGACGTGCTCGACGACGCCGTCCCGGACGACCAGGGTCAACCGCTGGTGCAGGGTGGACCATCCGGCGGGGGTGAAGGTCGGCAGACCGAGCGCCGAGGCCAGTTCGAGCCCCGGGTCGGAGAGCATCGCGAAGGGCAGCCGCAGCCGTTCGACCACCTCGCGCTGGTAGCCGGTGTCCTGGCTGGAGAGGCCGAACACCCGGGCGGCGCCGGCCGCGACGAGCTCCTGGTGGTGGTCGCGGAAGCCGCAGGCCTCGGCGGTGCAACCGCGGGCGCCGGGGATGCTCTCCCAGCCCGCGGGCAGGTCGACGTCGGGGCGGCCGGTCAGCGGGTACAGGTAGACCACCGACCGACCGGGGCCGAGCGCGCCGAGGCCGACGGCCGTGCCGTCGGTGCACGCCAGCGAGAGCCGCGGCAACCGCAGCCCTTGCAGGTGCTCGGCCGTCCCCGCGTCCTCCGGGAGGCCCGCCGGGCCGAGGGCCGCCGGCGCATCCTGGTGCCGCAGCGTGCTGTTCCGGTACGCGGCCTCCCGCAGGCGGCCCACCAACTCGGTCCGCCGGGAGACGAGTTCGTCGATCTGCAGGGTCAGCCGGTCGATCGCGGACTTGTACGCGGCCAGCGAGGACGGGCAGTCGTCGGAGGCCTCGGCGCCGGCGGCGAGGCAGTCCAGGAAGGGGCGGCTGCGGTCGGCGGCGATCCCCAGCTCCCGCAGCGCCCGGACCTCGCGGATGGCCCGCACGTCCGCCTCGTCGAAGCTGCGGTAGCCGTTGGCCGCACGGCCGGGGCTGATCAGCCCCAGTGCCTCGTACCGCCGGACGGCCTTCGCACTGACACCCGCCCGCCGGGCCGCCTCACCGATCCGCATCCGCCCACCTCCGCGCCGTCGTTCCACCGAGGACGCTAAACCCTGCCCCCAGGGGCAAGGTCAACCGTGCGGGGTCGGCCCTCGTCCTCGAAGAAGTCCACGAAGACGTCCCCCACGACCTCGTCGGCGACCTGGGCGAACGGTCGGTCAGCGCACCCAGGCCGTGAGCGGCTCGGTGTCGAGCACGAGACCCACCGGGTCGGGGATCGCCACCTCGCGGCCGAACGGCACGGTGAGCGTTCGCTCGTACCGGACGCCGTCGGGGTCGCTGTGGACGGTGACCTCGCAGCTGTCCCGGTCGATCAGCAGGTAGACGGGGATGCCGCTCTCGGCGTAGGCGCGCGGCTTCTCGACCCGGTCGCGCCGGTCCGTGTCCGAGTCGTAGGAGGTGACCTCCACGACCATCAGCACCTGCTCGGCGCCGGCCCACTCCCCCTGGCCGACGAAGGCGTCGGCGGGCGCGAGCGTGCCGTCCGGCCGCGCGTGGCCGGCGCGGTACGACTGCACCTTCAGGCCCTGGTCGTGCAGCCAGAGGTCGGGGCGCGTCTGGATGCAGATCCGCATCAGCCACTGGATGATGCGGCCGTGGTCGCCGTCGGGCACGGGTTTGACTCCGAGCTTTCCGTTGATGAACTCGAGCCGCAGCCCCTCGGCCGACCTGGCCGCCAGGCGGGCGACCTCCTCGAACTCCTCGGGCAGCATGTGAGGACGGTCGGACAGCGCGGTCATGAGGTGTCCTCCTTCGCCCCGATGCCCCCGCCCGGAGTCCGGCAGCGGGTGCTGATGCCTTCCCGTCCGACAATAGCGGCCTGCCGGGTCGGTGCGGCCCACCACGGGGACGGTGTCTCAGGCCCGGGGGCCGTGGCGGTGCACGAGGGCGGCGCCGAGGGCGGTGGCGGTGGCGAGGACGGGCCACAGGAGGTGGGGGCCCACGGCGAGGAGGGCGGTGAGGGCGGCGGGGGCGGCGGCGCGGCCGAGGCCGCTGGAGATCTCCCAGCGGGCGAGGGCGCGGCCGAGGCGGGCGGGCGGCGCGGCGGCGACCACCAGGGCGGTGCCGGTACCGGTGTAGAGGATCTCGCCGGCCGTGTACAGGACGGCGACGGCGGCGACCGCGGCGGCGCCGGCCGTCCCGCCGAGCGTGCCGGCGGCCCAGAAGCCGAGGTAGGAGAGGGCGAGCACCAGGCCGGAGGCGGCCAGCACGGACCGCCGGGAGCGGCGGGAGATCCACAGCACCACGGCGAGCTGGGTGGTGATGACCAGCACGGTGTTGCCGACGAAGATGCCCGAGGACCAGGCGGGCGCGACGTGCAGGGTGGTCACCAGCAGGGCGGGCAGGGCGACTTCGAGCACGTCGAAGCAGAAGGCGTACGGCAGGTTGGCGAGGCCCAGCAGGCCGGTTCCGGTCCCCCGCCCCGCCACCTCCTCATCGGCCCCGGCGACCTCGGCCGCGGCGACCGGCCGCGGGGCGGGCGCCACCGCCGGGACGGTGAGCCGCAGCGACCACACGAGGGCGGCCGCGAGCAGGCAGGCGAGCGCGGTGATCAGGGCGAGGGTCCGGAGGGCACCGGTGCCGCCCGCGGTGGCGGCGGTGGCGGCCAGGGCGCCGACGCCGAGGCCGGCGTTGCGTACGGAGCGTCCGGCGGCGAGGGCGGCGTCCCGGACCCGGCCCTCGGTGAGTGCGGCGACCACGGCCGCGTGCGCGGTCGGCCAGGACTGGCTGCCGACGCCGAGCAGGACGGCCGCCGCGGTGTACCCGGCGGTGCCCCCGGCCGTCAGCAGCACCGCCACACCGGCGGCGCGGACGAGCAGGGTCGCGGCCACCGGCAGGCTCCGCGCGCCGCGGTCGATCCAGCGCCCGGTCAGCGGCACGGCGCCGAGACCGGCCAGCATGCCGGCGGAGAGGGCGAGGCCGGCGGCGCCGACGCCGAGTCCGAGCACCCCGACGCCGTACAGCAGCAGGAAGGGGCGGAGCAGTCCGGCGCCGAGGGCGTCGACGAGGACGGCGAGGGCGTAGCGCCGGCCGGCGGCGATGCTCAGCAGCCGGGCGGCGCCGGGGAGTTCGGGGCTTTCGGCGGCGGCCGGCGCGGTGCCGGGGGCAGCGGCGGGGGCTGGACGGTGGAGGACTTTCATGGCGGCCACGCTGCGCCGCCCTGCGGGGCGGTGGCACGTGGATTGATGGTCCCCGTCAACCGTCGGCGGTCGGGCCCGGGCCGGGTGGCAGGATCGCCGCCATGAGTCTGACCATCGACGTCACCGGTCTGCCGCCCGAGCGTTTGCTGTTCGCGCCGTCCCCGCTGGCGGAGCTGAACGCGATGCTGCACGCCCTCGCGGAGCCGGCGCACCACCCGGAGTTGCAGGGCTGGGCGGCGGCCACCACCGCCGCCCTGCCGCCGGGGCTGGCGGACCGGCTGCTGGAGGCGGACTTCCTGTGGCGGTCGTCGCGGGCGGACTTCCTCTTCCCGGCGCGGCCGGCGGCCACCCTCGCCGAGGAGCTGGACGCGGTGGACCGACTGGAGGACGAGCAGTACACGGCGGCGGCGCTCGTCACCACCTGCGGCTCGTCCCGGTTGTCGTACCGGCCGGCGGGTTCGCCGCTGACCGAGCCGGTGGCGGCCGAGCGGGCCCGGGAGCTGGCGCTGGCCCGCGGGCCGCGGCAGGCGGCGTTCGCCGACCGGCTGCTCACCGACCCGCCGGCCGTCCGGGCGCTGGTGCGCCGGATGTTGGAGGACTGCGAGCGGGCGTTCTTCGCGGACGCCTGGCGCCGGGTGCTGCCCGCGCTGGCCGCGGACGCCCGGCAGAAGGCCGACCTGCTGGCGCGGCGCGGCGTGGCCGAGACGCTGGCCGCGGTCTCCCCGGCCGTCGCGCTGGACGAGACCGACCCGGTGCGGCGGCGGATCGTGATCGACAAGCTGCAGGACAACGCGACCAGCGCGGTCGCGGCGGGCGGGGTGACGTTCATCCCGAGCGCCTTCGGGCGGCCGCACCTGCCGGTGGTGTACGCGGCGGACTGGCGGCCGGTGGTGCAGTACCCCGTCGCCGAGCCGGGCCTCACCGACCCGGTCTCGCTGGCGGTCGTCCAGCGACGGCTGGAGGCGCTGGCCCATCCCGTCCGGCTGCGCCTCGCCCGCACCATCTCCCGCGGCCCGCACACCACCGGCGAGCTGGCGGAGGCGTGGCAGCTCACCGCACCGGAGGTCTCCCGTCATCTCGCGGTGCTGCGGAAGGCGGGCCTGCTCACCACCCGCCGCCGCGGCCGCTACGTGCTGTACGAGCTCGACCTCGCCACCAGCGCCCGGCTCGGCGGCGACCTGCTGGAGGCGGTGCTCCGCTGACCGTGCGACGACCGTACACCGATCGGTTTCCCCGACGGCCGTCGGGCGGTAGCCTCGCGGTATGGACACCCAGCACACCACGGGCGCCCCGGCGAAGCCCTCCCCGCGCGACCGGCTGCTCGACGCCGCCACCGAGCTGTTCTACCGGGAGGGCGTGAACACCGGGATCGACGCGCTGTGCAAGGCGGCCGGGGTGTCCAAGCGGTCCATGTACCAGCTGTTCGACAGCAAGGACGAGGTGCTGGCGGCCGGCCTGGAGCGGCGCGCCCCCGCGTACGCGGCGCAGCTGCTGCCCGCCGCGGACGACGCGCGGCCGCCGCGGGCCCGGGTGCTGCACGTCTTCGAGCGGCTGGAGGAGGCGTCCCGGGCGGACGGCTACCGCGGCTGCCCGTATCTGGCGGCCCAGGTCGAACTGAAGGATCCGGAGCACCCGGCGAGCGTGGTCGCGGGCCGGGTCAAGCAGGCGCTGACCGACTTCTTCCGGGGCGAGGCGGAGCTCGGCGGGGCCGCCGACCCGGCGCTGCTGGCCCGGCAGTTGACGCTGGTCTTCGACGGGGCGAGCGCCCGGGCGGGGTCGGGCGGGGAGTCGCTGGCCGGGCTGGCCGTGCCGACGGCCGCGGCGCTGCTGGACGCCGCGGGGGTGCGCTGACGCCGGTCGGGCCGGAACCGTTCCACCTGAAGTGACTCGCGGGTAACATGCCCTGCACGGTGTGGCACCCAAGGGAGTCGAGCATGCGCGGCACAGACGGAAACCCGGCCGGGACGAGCTTCTTCGCCTCGGTGGACGAAGTGGCGACACGCCTCGCCGAGGTCGGCTACCTCGCCTCGACCGCCGTCGCCACCACCGTCTTCCTCGCCGACCGGCTCGGCAAGCCGCTGCTGGTCGAGGGCCCCGCGGGCGTCGGCAAGACCGAACTCGCCAAGGCCGTCGCCCGGGTCGGCGCCGCCCGGCTGATCCGGCTCCAGTGCTACGAGGGCATCGACGAGGCCCGCGCGCTCTACGAGTGGAACCACGCCAAGCAGCTGCTCCGGATCACCGCCGGCCGCGACGAGAGCTGGGACGAGGCCCGCACCGACGTCTTCGGCGAGGAATTCCTGCTCAGCCGGCCGCTGCTCACCGCGATCCGCGGCGAGGAGCCGACCGTGCTGCTGATCGACGAGACCGACAAGGCCGACGTCGAGATGGAGGGCCTGCTGCTGGAGGTGCTCAGCGACTTCCAGATCACCGTGCCCGAACTCGGCACCATCCGGGCGGACCGCCGGCCATTCGTACTGCTCACCTCCAACGCCGGCCGGGAACTCTCCGAGGCACTGCGCCGCCGCTGCCTCTTCCTCCATCTGGACTTCCCCGACGCCGAGTTGGAGCAGCGGATCGTCCGCCTCAAGGTGCCGGGCCTGGACGCGGTGCTCGCCGAGTCGCTCGTCCGGGTGGTCGGCGCGCTGCGCGGCATGGAACTACGGAAGTCACCGTCCGTCGCCGAGACGATCGACTGGGCTCGGACCCTGCTCGCCCTCGGCGCCGAGACGCTCGACGAGGCGGTGCTCCGGGACACCCTCGGGGTGGTGCTCAAGCACCAGGACGACCTGCTCAAGGCCGCCGCGAAGCTGGCACCGGCGTGACGGGCCCCGGCCCCGCGACCGCCCCTGCGACCGGCCCGGACCCGGCGGGCATGTCCGACCTGGCGGCCCGGCTCGCTGGCCTCGTCCAGGCGCTGCGCGGCCACGGCCTGCGGATCGGGCCGGGCGAGACCGCGGACGCGGCGGCCGCCCTGGAGGTGCTCGGGCTCGCCGACCGGGAGCGCGTCCGCGCGGGACTGGCCGCGGTACTGCTGCGCGCCGACGGCCAGCGGGCGGTGTTCGACGCCGTCTTCGACCTCTTCTTCCCGCTCGGCGTCGGCACCCCGCACGGCGCCGCCGCGGCCGCCGACCCCGCGGACCCGGCCGAGCAGGCCGCGCTCCTCGCCGACCTGCGGGACCGGCTCGCCGAGGCGCTGGCCGCCGGCGACACCGCCGCCGGGGCCCGGCTCGCGGGCGAGGCCGTCGAGGCACTCGGCCGCTACGGCACCTCCCCCGGCACGGACGGCTGGTCCGCGTACCAGACCCTCGGCCGCCTCCAGCCGGAGACCCTGCTGGCCCGGGTGCTCGCCGCCCTGCGCGCCGGCGACGGCGGCCGGGGAGCCGACGACGACCTCGCCGACCGGCTGGCCGAGGACGAAGTCCGACGCCGGATCCGGGAGTTCCGGGCACAGGTCGGCACCGAGGCCCGCCGCCGGGTCGCCGAACTGCGCGGCACCGAGCGGATCGCCGAACGCGCCGTCGCCCCCGCCCCGGACCGGGTCGACTTCCTCACCGCCGGCGCCGACCAGCTCGCCGAACTGCGGCGCACCGTACAACCGTTGGCCCGCAAGCTGGCCACCCGGCTGGCCGCGCGCCGCCGCCGGGCCGCCCACGGCCGGATCGACCTGCGGCGCACCCTGCGACGCTCGCTCTCCACCGGCGGGGTGCCGATGCGGCCGGCCTACCGGCAGCGCCGCCCGGCCCGGCCGGAGATCGTGCTGCTCTGCGACGTCTCCGGGTCCGTGGCGGGCTTCGCCGGCTTCACCATGCTGCTGGTCCGCGCGATGCGCGACCAGTTCGGCCGGGTCCGGGTGTTCGCCTTCGTGAACCGCACCGACGAGGTGACCCGGCTGGTCGCCGCCGACGCCGACCCGGCCGGGCTGACCCGCCGCATCCTCACCGAGGCGGCGGTGGCCGGCTGGCACGGCAGCAGCGACTACGGCGCCGCCCTGGGCGAGTTCGCCGACCGCCACCTGGACGCGGTCGGCCCGCGCACCGCCGTCCTCGTCCTCGGCGACGCCCGCACCAACGGCTGGGACCCGAACCTCCCCGCCCTGCGCCGGATCGCCGACCGCGCCCGCCGGGTCATCTGGCTCAACCCCGAACAGGCCGCCCTCTGGGGCACCGGCGACTCCGCCGCCCTCGCCTACGCGGGCCTGGTCGAGATGCACCCGTGCCGCAACGCCCGCCGCCTCACCGAGCTGGTCTCCCGCCTGCTGCCGGTGTGACGTCGCCGCCCCGGGCCGTCAGGCGGCCAGTTGCGGGTAGAGGCCGGCGAGGTCGCCGGAGAGGGCGGCCTTGACGCGGCGGGAGAGGTCGTCGGCGAGCACCTCGTGGGCGTCGGACTCGATGCCGTCCAGGGCCTGGTCCGCCACGTCGGCCGGGTCCGCCTTGGGGCCGGCGACCGCGGTGGTCATGTCGGTGTCCACGTAACCGACGTGCAGGCCGGTCACGTTGATGCCCCGCGGCTGCAACTCCAGCCGCAGCGAGTTGGTCTGTGACCAGAGCGCGGCCTTGGAGGCGCTGTAGGAGCCGGCCAGGCCGATCCAGGACAGCACGGAGTGGACGTTGAGCAGGTGGCCGCCGCCGTTGCGCTCGATGACCGGCACGAAGGCGCGGGCGGTGAGCAGCGGGCCGTAGAAGTTGGTCTCGAACTCGCGGCGGACGTCCTCCACCGGGGAGTCCAGGAAGGAGGCGTTGACGGCCGCGCCGGCGTTGTTGATCAGCACGGTGATGTCCTGCGCGCGGGCCGCGGCGGCCGCCACCGACGCCGGGTCGGTGACCTCCAGCGCCACCGGGACGGCCTCGGGATGGGTGACCGTCCGCGGATCGCGCGCGGTCGCGTAGACCTTGCGGGCCCCGCGGTCGTACAGCGCGTCCACCAGCGCCCGGCCGATGCCGCGGCTGCCGCCGGTGACGAAGACGGTGGCGCCCTTGATCGCGGTCATGGGATTCTCCCCTCGGAGGAAACCGATCGGTTTCCACCCAAGGTAAACCGATCGGTTTCCCATCGCAAGCGCGGCCCCTCAGTCGGTCCCGACCGAGCGGAGCACCGCCAGCACCAGCGTCCGCGCCACCTCGGCCGTCTCCCGGACGGACACCTGCTCGCGCGGGCTGTGCGCGACCCGCACGTCCCCCGGCCCGAACTGCAGCGTCGGCACCCCCGCGGCCGCGTACAGCCGCAGGTCGCTGCCGTACGGCGCGCCCCGCTCGCGCAGCTCCGGACCGCCCACCGCGTCGGCGTGCGCCCGCCGGACGAGGTCGCGCAGCGGATGCCCCGCCGGCAGCCGGCCACTGGCGAACAGACCGCCGGGCCAGCTCACCACCGCCGGGTGCTCCCGCAGCCACGGGTCCGCCGTGCGGGCCCGCGCCACGCACTCCTCCAGGGCGGCCCGCGCCTGCGCCGGGTCCTCGCCGAGCCGCACCCCGAGCCGCCCCTCGGCGACCAGCCGGTCCGGCACACTGCTCGCCCAGTCCCCCGCCCGGACGGTGCCCACCGACAGTGCGTACGGGATCGGGTACTCCGCCATCAGCGGGTCCGGATCGGTGTTGCGGACGGACTCCAGCCGGGCCAGCGCCGCATGGATCGGCAGATAGGCGTCGATCGCACTGGCGCCCGCCTCCCGGGTGCTGGCGTGCGCGGCCCGTCCCGGCACCTCGATCCGGAAGGTCAGCGCCCCGGCGTTCGCCGTCACCAGCGTGCCGCCGGTCGGCTCGGTGATCAGGCAGGCGTCGCCGGTGTACCCGCGCCTCAGGGTGCCGAACGCCCCCAGCCCGCCGTCCTCCTCGCCCACCACGAAGTGCACCGCCACCCGGCCGCGCAGCCGGGCACCGCTCGCCCGGATCGCCGCCAGCGCCGCCAGGTGCGCCGCCAGGCCCGCCTTCATGTCGCACGCGCCCCGCCCGTGCACGACGTCACCGACCACCCGCGGCACGAACGGATCACCCACCCACTGCGCCGGGTCGCCCGGCGGGACGACGTCCACGTGCCCCTGCAGCACCACCGTCGGGCCGTCCCCGCCGCCCGTGCCGCCCACCAGCCCCCAGGCCTCCTCGCGCGGCGCCTCCGCCCCGGGGAAGTCCGGGTCCGCACGCAGCGCCGGCAGGTCCATCGACCACAGGTCGGTCTCCAGGCCCAACCCGTCGAGCAGGCCGGCCAGCCGGTGCTGGATCTCCGACTCCGCGGCGCTGCCGGTGACGCTGGGGATCGCGATCAGGTCGAGCAGGGTGCGGGCGACGAACGCCTCGTCGACGGCCGCCAGCGCGGCGGCCTCCCGGGCGGTGAGGTCTGCGGTCACGGGCGGGGCCTTCCGGACGGGGCCAGGCCCCGGCCGGCCGCACGGGGCCGGCCCGGGCGGGCCGGTGGATCGCCGGACCAGCCTGTCAGACCACCGCCACCCGGTCACGGGGCGGCGGGCGCCTCCGCCCGGACGGCGGCCAGGTCCGCGGCACCGAAGCCGACCGAGAACCGCTTGCACCAGATCACCGCACTGCGGACCCTGCCCAGGTCGGTGCCGGCCGGCACCGCGTAGTTCTGGTTGCCGATGTTGCCCTTGAGACGGTCGAGTTCGACCGCGCCCTCGCCCAGCGAGTCCAGCCGGGACTCCGCCGCGGGCAGCGCCGACAGGTACACCCGGACGTCCGGGCCCTCCGAGGTCCGCAGGTCCTCCAGCCGCAGCACCACCCCGCCGTCGGCCAGCCGCACCAGCCGGGCGGTGCCGGTGGTGGAGTGCTCCCCCGAGACGAACCCGCCCCGCGCCAGATCCGCCGGCCCGGCCGACACGCCCGGGGACGCCTGAGCCGAGGAGGACACCGCCGGGGAGGACACCGAGGCGGGCACCGACGACGGCAGCGCCTCGTTCACCTCCGTACTGGTGAACGCCTTCCACGGAGCGAACAGATACACCCCGAACCCGGCCGCCACCAGGACGGGCACGGCAAGCCACACCACGGCCCGCCGGGAGAACCCGCGGCCGGAGGACCTGCGGCGCGGCGGTACACGGTCGGACATCACGGCGGCTCCCCCGGGTGCGTTCGGTACGGCGGACTCCCAGGAGTACCGCGCCCCCGGCACCCGGCGCCACCCCCGCCGACCTGCGGTAAGAACCCTGTAACCTGCCCGGTCCGGACGCCGGTTCACCGCCCGGACGGAACCGCCGAACCCTCCGACAGATCCTTCACGAAGGTCGTCGCGCTGCGCCGGACCGTCATGCCGACCCGCTCGTAAACGCCGAGCGCATCGGTGCCCGAGTGCGTCCACAGCGTGCAGGACCGCCGGCCGTCACGGTGGAACGCCCGGAAGGCGTGCCGCAGCAGCAGCCGCGCGACACCCTGCCGCCGGTGGTCGCGGCGCACCGCGACCCGCTCGACATAGCCGCTCGCCTCGTCCGGCAGGTCCAGCGAGAGGACGGCACCGATCAACTCCCCGCCCGCGAAGGCCAACGGCGACATCGCCGGCGCGAACGCGGGCCGCTCCACGGCGAGGCTCGCCCACTCCCCGTACGGCTTGCGCCGCGCCTGCCACTCGTCGAAGGCGTCCTCGGTCAGCCGGTGCACCGCTGGCCCGTCCCCGGGCCGGAACGGCCGGACCACGAGGCCCGCCGGGGGCTCCGGAACGGACGGCTCCTCCCCCATCGCGAACTCCAGCTGCCACGCCCGCACCAGCGGCCCGTACCCGCGCGAGCGGACCAGCGCCACGGCCGCCGGATCGCCGTCCGGCACGGTCTGCACGAGCCGCGCCCTCCCGGACTGCCGGGCCCGCGCCTCCGCCCAGTCCAGCAGGGCCGACCCCAGCCCCCGCCCCCGGTGCGACGGGTGGACGTCCACCGCCGACCGCCGCTCCACCCACGCCCGGGCGGCCGGCCGACCCTCCCGGTCGTGCACCAGCAGCGTGTCCGCACCCAACTCCAGCCCCGGCCTGGCCAGTTCCGCCGCGATCCCACCCCGGTCCGTCTCCACCCGCCCGTACAGCGCGCGCTCGCACGCCGCCACCAGCCCGTGGATCGCCGGCACGTCCTCGGCAGCCACCGCACGCCCCCGGTAGCCCATGGGCAAATCGGGCACCACACCCACCACCGGCCCCACCTCCCCGACAGCCAACCCACCCGTCCCGTACCCGCTCCCGCACCCCACCAGTCCCAGGGCGATGTGCCGGGTCGGGTGCCACTGGTCCTGGACTCGCCGGCCACGCCGTCCACCTGGATAGGATGGCCGCGGC
This genomic window from Streptomyces sp. TLI_235 contains:
- a CDS encoding MFS transporter, which translates into the protein MKVLHRPAPAAAPGTAPAAAESPELPGAARLLSIAAGRRYALAVLVDALGAGLLRPFLLLYGVGVLGLGVGAAGLALSAGMLAGLGAVPLTGRWIDRGARSLPVAATLLVRAAGVAVLLTAGGTAGYTAAAVLLGVGSQSWPTAHAAVVAALTEGRVRDAALAAGRSVRNAGLGVGALAATAATAGGTGALRTLALITALACLLAAALVWSLRLTVPAVAPAPRPVAAAEVAGADEEVAGRGTGTGLLGLANLPYAFCFDVLEVALPALLVTTLHVAPAWSSGIFVGNTVLVITTQLAVVLWISRRSRRSVLAASGLVLALSYLGFWAAGTLGGTAGAAAVAAVAVLYTAGEILYTGTGTALVVAAAPPARLGRALARWEISSGLGRAAAPAALTALLAVGPHLLWPVLATATALGAALVHRHGPRA
- a CDS encoding MoxR-like ATPase, translating into MRGTDGNPAGTSFFASVDEVATRLAEVGYLASTAVATTVFLADRLGKPLLVEGPAGVGKTELAKAVARVGAARLIRLQCYEGIDEARALYEWNHAKQLLRITAGRDESWDEARTDVFGEEFLLSRPLLTAIRGEEPTVLLIDETDKADVEMEGLLLEVLSDFQITVPELGTIRADRRPFVLLTSNAGRELSEALRRRCLFLHLDFPDAELEQRIVRLKVPGLDAVLAESLVRVVGALRGMELRKSPSVAETIDWARTLLALGAETLDEAVLRDTLGVVLKHQDDLLKAAAKLAPA
- a CDS encoding TetR family transcriptional regulator yields the protein MDTQHTTGAPAKPSPRDRLLDAATELFYREGVNTGIDALCKAAGVSKRSMYQLFDSKDEVLAAGLERRAPAYAAQLLPAADDARPPRARVLHVFERLEEASRADGYRGCPYLAAQVELKDPEHPASVVAGRVKQALTDFFRGEAELGGAADPALLARQLTLVFDGASARAGSGGESLAGLAVPTAAALLDAAGVR
- a CDS encoding peroxiredoxin codes for the protein MRIGEAARRAGVSAKAVRRYEALGLISPGRAANGYRSFDEADVRAIREVRALRELGIAADRSRPFLDCLAAGAEASDDCPSSLAAYKSAIDRLTLQIDELVSRRTELVGRLREAAYRNSTLRHQDAPAALGPAGLPEDAGTAEHLQGLRLPRLSLACTDGTAVGLGALGPGRSVVYLYPLTGRPDVDLPAGWESIPGARGCTAEACGFRDHHQELVAAGAARVFGLSSQDTGYQREVVERLRLPFAMLSDPGLELASALGLPTFTPAGWSTLHQRLTLVVRDGVVEHVFHPVPEPGRHAEEVLRWLATTP
- a CDS encoding AraC family transcriptional regulator — its product is MTEPDLGRGVLHPSRAASVIELDRCEPAAGADRFVEFYWLVRWDRRDRPPYEQKVLAHPHVHLVFEAPRAHVYGVDRSLFVRRLEGRGHALGVKFRPGGFRPFTDRPVLELADRAVPAAEFFGPDADRLNEEVLRGPADPERLRALADAFLLARLPAPDPTADQVAAMVDRIAAAPELHRVDDLAAEFGVGVRRLQRLFADYVGASPKWVLRRARLHEAARRADSGADVDWAALAADLGYADQAHLTRDFTATVGTSPARYAHGSR
- a CDS encoding methyltransferase family protein, whose product is MPEQAEQEQQPQQSERTADGSAGDADYGTIGAGYSAHRRPEPRIAALIDEALAGARTVLNVGAGSGSYESSAFEVTPVEPSASMRAQRSAHLPPAVDAVAEHLPFPDGAFDAAMTTFSVHQWSDLKAGLREMRRVTRGPVAVLTCDPDLVRDFWLYEYAPLVLDTEARRYPAVADIVETLGGRARVINVPIPVDCTDGFNEAYYGRPELLLDPAARQACSAWSFVSPELAEQYTGHLRGDLASGAWDARHGHLRTRPALNGSLVLIRAD
- a CDS encoding Uma2 family endonuclease — encoded protein: MTALSDRPHMLPEEFEEVARLAARSAEGLRLEFINGKLGVKPVPDGDHGRIIQWLMRICIQTRPDLWLHDQGLKVQSYRAGHARPDGTLAPADAFVGQGEWAGAEQVLMVVEVTSYDSDTDRRDRVEKPRAYAESGIPVYLLIDRDSCEVTVHSDPDGVRYERTLTVPFGREVAIPDPVGLVLDTEPLTAWVR
- a CDS encoding short-subunit dehydrogenase — its product is MTAIKGATVFVTGGSRGIGRALVDALYDRGARKVYATARDPRTVTHPEAVPVALEVTDPASVAAAAARAQDITVLINNAGAAVNASFLDSPVEDVRREFETNFYGPLLTARAFVPVIERNGGGHLLNVHSVLSWIGLAGSYSASKAALWSQTNSLRLELQPRGINVTGLHVGYVDTDMTTAVAGPKADPADVADQALDGIESDAHEVLADDLSRRVKAALSGDLAGLYPQLAA
- a CDS encoding DNA-binding transcriptional ArsR family regulator; amino-acid sequence: MSLTIDVTGLPPERLLFAPSPLAELNAMLHALAEPAHHPELQGWAAATTAALPPGLADRLLEADFLWRSSRADFLFPARPAATLAEELDAVDRLEDEQYTAAALVTTCGSSRLSYRPAGSPLTEPVAAERARELALARGPRQAAFADRLLTDPPAVRALVRRMLEDCERAFFADAWRRVLPALAADARQKADLLARRGVAETLAAVSPAVALDETDPVRRRIVIDKLQDNATSAVAAGGVTFIPSAFGRPHLPVVYAADWRPVVQYPVAEPGLTDPVSLAVVQRRLEALAHPVRLRLARTISRGPHTTGELAEAWQLTAPEVSRHLAVLRKAGLLTTRRRGRYVLYELDLATSARLGGDLLEAVLR